The following is a genomic window from Bacillus sp. V2I10.
GTTTTGTGGATTAGGCTATTTAAAAGGAGCGCATCCGCCTGGTATCCAAAACGATGAGAAGAAGTACTTTCAAGCGACACATTACGTGTTTTATGCACATGCAAAAACCGCAGAAGTCTATAAGGAACTAAAGTCTTACGGCGAGATTGGTATTACCCATGTTTTCTTGCCAGCTTACAGTATAGATGATAAACATGAGAATGTATTAGCTGCCAGGCATGCCAATGAATATGAAACTTTTTGGTATTATGACCCAATTTTAAAAGGTGAATATCCGTCTTATGTGGTTGATCAATTAAAGGAGAAAGGCTGGACGCCAAGCTGGACAGAAGAAGAACTGGATACGATAAAAAGAAATGCGGGAAAAAATGATTTTATAGGACTTAATTATTACCAGCCCATTCGAGTAGAAAAAAATCACGAGGCAGATTCATCCAAGGAACATTCAAGAGAAACATCCACTCTAGCTCCAGGCAACCCGTCTTTTGATGGTTTTTATCGGACCGTAAAAATGGAGGATAAAACATATACAAAATGGGGATGGGAAATCTCGCCTCAAGGATTTTTAGACGGGCTGCATATGTTAAAAGATCGTTATGGTGATATTAAAATGTATGTAACAGAAAACGGGCTTGGTGATGAGGATCCGATTATTGATGGTGAAATAGTGGATGTTCCCCGTATTAAATATATTGAGGAACATTTAAAAGTGATTAAGTGTGCAATCAAAGAAGGCATACATTTAAAAGGGTATTACGCATGGTCTGTCATTGATCTATTAAGCTGGTTAAACGGCTATAAAAAGCAATACGGATTTATTTACGTGGATCATCATGATCATTTAAACCGAAAGAAAAAGCTGTCGTTTCATTGGTATAAGCATATTATTGAGACGAGAGGAGAAGAGCTGTAAGTAGAAGGAAAACCTCTTGATTTTAATCAAGAGGTTTTGTGTATAATAAAGAATAAATGATTGAACGAATGATAGGGAGATTATATGGCTGTAAAATATAAAGAAATAGCTGATTGTTTAGAACTTGAAATTAGGGATGGGAAATTTGATAATACGAAAAAGCTGCCGACAGAAGAAGAACTGATAAAAAATTTTGAAGTGAGCCGAAATACGATCCGAAAAGCAATTAATCAGCTGGTCAATCGAGGTTATATCTATCAGGTGCAAGGCAGTGGAATGTTTTTACGGGAAAAATCTGTAACCGATTATATAAACTTAGGCAGTCTTAGAGGATTAACAAAAGATTTGACTTCAAAAAAAATTGAGACGAAGATTTTGGATTTACATGTGCTAGAAGCTGATGAAGTAAAAGCAAAACAAATGCGTTGTGAAGCGGGAACAAAACTTTATTATATTAAGCGGCTCCGAATTGTAGATAAAGAACCCTTCTCAATTGAAATAAGTTACTTTAAAAAAGATATTGTGCCATATTTAAATGAAGATATTGCATCGCGTTCTATTTATAGGTACCTTATAGAGGACTTAAAATTAAACATTGGTTTTGCTGACAAAATAATCAACTGCGAAAAAATCGATGAAGCAAGTGCGAGATTGCTCCATGTTAATCCGCTTGATCCAGCATTGATCATTGAAAATACAGTATTCTTAACTAACGGAACCATCTTTGAATTATCTAATTCATTTTTTCATTATCAAAAAGCAAAAATCTTAAATCGAATCAATTTTAAATAAAATAAAATTTAAACCGGTTAAGACTCCTGTTCTTAACCGGTTTATTATATGGAGCAGCTGAAATCGCGCAGTGTATCTTCGTCTTTCCTGAATTTTTCGGCAGCTTTTTCTTATTGCACTAATTAACGGGGCAGGGCAGAAGAAGGAAATCAAAAACCATTCTACATAGAATGGTTTTTATCGGTATCACTTTTAATTGATATACTAGTGTTTATCAGGTTGAGTTTTTTCAAGTAGTATATCAATATATGACATAAAGTAATTAAGAATCGGACCTCCCAAACATACAGTTAATAGAGTCCCAATGCCGATTGGTCCATTGAATATGATTGCCATTGTCAAGAATAAAAGATAAATTAATGTTCTTGAAAACAGTATATTCATTTTAGTCAATTCTCGAATTATTAACATTAAACGGTCAACAGGAATTGGAGCAAAATGTGTGTGTAAATAGATGGCAGTTCCTGCCCCTATGACGATTATGCCTATCCCAAAACAAACAAGTTTACTGAACCATAGTTCTGGTGTTATCAATTGATGCAATAAAAAAAGCCATATATCAATCCCAACACCAGTAATAAAGGCTGTTAGCAAACCTAAAAACTCAGGTCTTTGTCTTTTTAAAAAGGAATTACAAAATATTAGTATGAAGGCTATTATGATTTCCCAACTGCCTACAGTAAGACCAACTTTTATAGATAGTCCTACCAAAAGTGCATCAAAAGGTGATGTCCCAAGGTCTGATTGTATAGTCAGTGAAATACCAAGCGTTAAGATCAAGATTCCTAATCCATAAAAAATATATTTCGTTCTACTTAACCTTTTCATAATTATTTAATAGATAATTCTTTAGTCATTAAAATGTGTGGAATTCCATCTTCCATAAATATACTTGATGAAGTCTGATAGCCAAGTTTTTTGTAAAAACCTTCAGCTTGAGTTTGACCGTGTAATTTAACCCTGTATACTCCTTTTTCTTCAGCTATTTCTTCTAACGCTTTAATAATTCCTTTTCCAAGTCCAAATTTGCGGTAAGGCTCCATGATACAGATTCTCTCCAATTTACCTAAGCCATCAACAACTCTTAATCTTCCCGTTCCGGCTGGTTGTTGATTGTAATAGACTAAAATGTGTTCACATAGGCCATTAAGTGTGTCAAATTCGTCAAATTCATCTTCAATTGATACGCCTTGTTCCCTAACAAATACTTCTTTTCTGATATGAAATGCTTTTATTAAATCATCTTCCACAGTTATTCTTTTAGATTCCACTTATCTTCAGCCCTTTCTGGATTTATTTAATCAGACAAGTCATAATTAATTTAAATATCTTTGAACAGTATATAGGAAATTTATATTGTTGTAAATGCAACAAAAAAGTTGGGGGTTTTTTGAATGAAGGAAATTCTTCGTGAAATTGGAATGATAGCAAGGGCATTAGACTCTATAAGTAATATAGAATTTAAAGAATATGATCTTACAAAAGGGCAGTATTTGTATCTTATTCGAATCTGTGAAAATCCAGGAATTATTCAAGAAAAGTTAGCAAGAAATGATAAAGGTAGACCGAACAACAGCAGCCCGTGCAATAAAAAAACTTGCGATGCAAGGTTTTATTGAAAAGAAAGATGATGATAACAACAAAAAAATAAAAAAACTTTTTCCAACTGGGAAAGGTGAAAAAGTATATCCCTTTTTAAAGAGAGAAGGAGAATACTCTAATATGGTTGCATTATCTGGATTTTCCGATGAAGAAATAGATATCATTTATAATCTTCTTCAAAAGGTTAGAAAAAATATAGAGGTCGATTGGGACTTCGTAAAAAAGGGAAACAAGAGAGAATACTGATAAACTAAGAGGTGCGCTTTAGTTGAGTAAGGTCCCAAGTCTCCTGTGAAACTTGGGTTAAGAAAAAACTCGCCAATTTTACGGCGAGTTTTTTGTGTTTTTTGCCATTGCTTAAGTCAGTCTGAGCATCAATTAGGTTTTCAAATTGAGAACAACTCCTCAAAACGGAACCTTTTAGTTTTATGGGTGCTGCCCTTTTATTTTTATCCGTTGGGGAGCGGAAAAAAAGCTGTGCAGAAGCATGCCAAGCATGATAAGGAAAATACCAATCAGCGTCAATCCGTCCGGCAGCGGGGCTTGGAGCAGAAGCACTTCACCAAAAAGAACAAACAGGACTTGAGTGGATTGTGTGGCTTCAACTGAAGCTAATTTTTCCTCATCATTTCTTACGCGATCTGTCGCAATAAAAAATAATGTTGTAGCAATGACACCCGAGGAAACGGCAACGATAAACGACTGGGTGGTTTGTTCAGCAGATGGTGGACCAACTTTAATTAACCCATAAACTGCAAGAATAAACCAAAAAGGGAGGCTTGCAAGCGTCATACCTAGCACACGCTGAAATGTATCGAGTCTGCCTCCGCAGACTTCCATCATTTTGCGGTTCCCTAAAGGGTAAGCAAAAGCCGCGATGACGACTGGGAGGATCCCTGCAAGCAGCTGATTAAAACTGATATCCGTCCCATTTCTTACTTGAATCAAAACGACACCTGCTAAAATAATCATCGAAAAACAGAGAGCCTGAATCGGAATCCTCTTTCGCGTTTTAAAAGAATGACTATTCTCATAGAAAAAGGGTGTCAATAGGATTCCGGCTACGATCGTCAGCTGCCAGGTGCCAGCAACAAGCCAGCCCGGACCATATGCAGCAGCGTATGTAATCGGTCCGTAGAACAAGACAAATCCTGAAAAGCTCCAAATAAGCCATTGAAACGGACTTGCTTTCATTTCTGCAAGAAGCTGTTTCATGTTTTTGCGGAAAATCACGATTATCAGTAAAAATGGAACCATAAAAAAGAATCTGAGAGATGAGCTCCATAACCAGCTTCCCCCTGAAAGTTCCATTGACCGGTTTAAGATAAAAGTGACTGCAAAAAACATGGAAGCAATAATACCGATCAAGATTTCTCTCATAAATAATCCTCCCTTAGACAGCATGTGTGCAATATATTGTACATGCGGTACTGTTTATTATACGTAATTTTTATAAAATTGAAATAAATAATTGGATACATTTATTAAATATGATAAGATGGCATAAATTTTAATAAAGGAGAATCCAAATGATTAATTACCATAATCGCCGCTTTTTGTCTGTAGAAAATACTGCAAATGGAGAGGTCTCCTCTAAAACTGTTTTCACGTATAAGCAAGATGGCCAAATACTCTCAGCAGCTTATGAAGGCGGAGAGATTGTCAAAGGGACATTAATTGGGCTTGTCAAAGAAGATGGCACATTGGAATTTAAGTATAATCACGTCAATGTAAATAATGAAATCAGGGGAGGGCACTGCTTTTCCAAGCCAGAGATATTATCTGACGGCAGAATCAGACTTCATGAAAAATGGCAGTGGTTTGACCGGGATCAGACAGAGGGAGAATCTATTATAGAGGAAATTGTTAAGGAAGATAATTAGACGATTCTTCTCACTTTGTACACAGAATTTTTTAAACTACCAGTCTGCCTTTCTTTTTTCTTTCTTGTTATTATCAAAAAAGGGAAGAAAACAAGAAAGAAAGGCTGATGAAAATGTTTATTAAATTTACCAAAGAAGAAAAAATGATGATGATTGAAGATATTCAGCGCTATTACTACCAGGAAAATGGAGATGAAATTGGCGAGCTTGCAGCTGAAAATCTATTGGAGTTCATTAAAGAATCCATCGGACCTCACTTTTATAATCAGGCGATTAAAGACGCCAAAAATTTAGTTGAACAAAGAATGCAGACGATGGAAGAAGATCTTTATGCACTTGAAAGATCTATTAAAAGATAAAGTGGTCTTAAGCTTACAGCTTCTGTAAGCTTTTTTTGAACAAAAAAATTGCGAAATCCCTGATGTAATGCTATCTTTTATAGGATTATAGAAAAAAGGTGGATTCGTATGACAAGATTATTTACTTCAAATAAGCTGAATGCCGTGATGATTATGATGGCATTTGCATTAGTGATTGCCGGATGCAGCAGTTCTACAGAGAAAAAAGAAGAAAAAACGGCATGGGATACAATAAAAGAAGAAGGCAAGCTGACAGTTGCTACTTCTGGCACGCTTTATCCAACGTCTTACCACGATTCTGAAACAAATGAGCTGACTGGATATGAAGTAGAGGTAGTTCGTGAAATGGCGAAGCGCATGGATATGGAAGCAGAATTTTCTGAGATGGCATTTGACGGAATGCTGACATCCATCCAAAGCGGAAAAGTGGATATCGCTGCAAACGATATTATGATTAATAATGAACGAAAAGAAAAATTCGAATTCGCCAATCCATATAAATTCTCATACGGTACAGCGATGGTCCGGAAAGATGATCTTTCTGGAATAAAATCATTGGAGGATTTAAAAGGGAAGAAAGCAGCGGGAGAAGCAACGACTACATACATGGCTGTTGCCCGTGAATACGGTGCGGAGGAAGTCATTTATGACAATGCAACAAATGATCAATACTTAAGAGATGTATCAACTGGACGAACCGACGTTATTTTAAATGATTATTACCTGCAGCGCCTTGCGGTTGCAGCGTTTCCTGACTTAAATATTGCCATTCATCCTGACATCAAGTTCAACCCTAACAGCCAGGGCATCATTATGAAAAAGGGCAGCGC
Proteins encoded in this region:
- a CDS encoding GH1 family beta-glucosidase, with amino-acid sequence MKFPYDFLFGAASASYQIEGAWNEDGKGKTNWDVFSKIPGNTYKGTNGDVAIDHYHRYKEDIKLMAEMGLESYRFSISWARILPTGDGEVNKKGLEFYNNVINKCLKYGIVPFVTLYHWDLPLTLEEDGGWTNKRTAEAFVKYADICFRSFGDRVKHWITFNETVMFCGLGYLKGAHPPGIQNDEKKYFQATHYVFYAHAKTAEVYKELKSYGEIGITHVFLPAYSIDDKHENVLAARHANEYETFWYYDPILKGEYPSYVVDQLKEKGWTPSWTEEELDTIKRNAGKNDFIGLNYYQPIRVEKNHEADSSKEHSRETSTLAPGNPSFDGFYRTVKMEDKTYTKWGWEISPQGFLDGLHMLKDRYGDIKMYVTENGLGDEDPIIDGEIVDVPRIKYIEEHLKVIKCAIKEGIHLKGYYAWSVIDLLSWLNGYKKQYGFIYVDHHDHLNRKKKLSFHWYKHIIETRGEEL
- a CDS encoding GntR family transcriptional regulator, producing MAVKYKEIADCLELEIRDGKFDNTKKLPTEEELIKNFEVSRNTIRKAINQLVNRGYIYQVQGSGMFLREKSVTDYINLGSLRGLTKDLTSKKIETKILDLHVLEADEVKAKQMRCEAGTKLYYIKRLRIVDKEPFSIEISYFKKDIVPYLNEDIASRSIYRYLIEDLKLNIGFADKIINCEKIDEASARLLHVNPLDPALIIENTVFLTNGTIFELSNSFFHYQKAKILNRINFK
- a CDS encoding YitT family protein, with the protein product MKRLSRTKYIFYGLGILILTLGISLTIQSDLGTSPFDALLVGLSIKVGLTVGSWEIIIAFILIFCNSFLKRQRPEFLGLLTAFITGVGIDIWLFLLHQLITPELWFSKLVCFGIGIIVIGAGTAIYLHTHFAPIPVDRLMLIIRELTKMNILFSRTLIYLLFLTMAIIFNGPIGIGTLLTVCLGGPILNYFMSYIDILLEKTQPDKH
- a CDS encoding GNAT family N-acetyltransferase; protein product: MESKRITVEDDLIKAFHIRKEVFVREQGVSIEDEFDEFDTLNGLCEHILVYYNQQPAGTGRLRVVDGLGKLERICIMEPYRKFGLGKGIIKALEEIAEEKGVYRVKLHGQTQAEGFYKKLGYQTSSSIFMEDGIPHILMTKELSIK
- a CDS encoding multidrug resistance efflux transporter family protein — its product is MREILIGIIASMFFAVTFILNRSMELSGGSWLWSSSLRFFFMVPFLLIIVIFRKNMKQLLAEMKASPFQWLIWSFSGFVLFYGPITYAAAYGPGWLVAGTWQLTIVAGILLTPFFYENSHSFKTRKRIPIQALCFSMIILAGVVLIQVRNGTDISFNQLLAGILPVVIAAFAYPLGNRKMMEVCGGRLDTFQRVLGMTLASLPFWFILAVYGLIKVGPPSAEQTTQSFIVAVSSGVIATTLFFIATDRVRNDEEKLASVEATQSTQVLFVLFGEVLLLQAPLPDGLTLIGIFLIMLGMLLHSFFSAPQRIKIKGQHP
- a CDS encoding n-acetylglutamate synthase, which translates into the protein MINYHNRRFLSVENTANGEVSSKTVFTYKQDGQILSAAYEGGEIVKGTLIGLVKEDGTLEFKYNHVNVNNEIRGGHCFSKPEILSDGRIRLHEKWQWFDRDQTEGESIIEEIVKEDN
- a CDS encoding DUF2164 domain-containing protein, which codes for MFIKFTKEEKMMMIEDIQRYYYQENGDEIGELAAENLLEFIKESIGPHFYNQAIKDAKNLVEQRMQTMEEDLYALERSIKR
- a CDS encoding transporter substrate-binding domain-containing protein, with the translated sequence MTRLFTSNKLNAVMIMMAFALVIAGCSSSTEKKEEKTAWDTIKEEGKLTVATSGTLYPTSYHDSETNELTGYEVEVVREMAKRMDMEAEFSEMAFDGMLTSIQSGKVDIAANDIMINNERKEKFEFANPYKFSYGTAMVRKDDLSGIKSLEDLKGKKAAGEATTTYMAVAREYGAEEVIYDNATNDQYLRDVSTGRTDVILNDYYLQRLAVAAFPDLNIAIHPDIKFNPNSQGIIMKKGSAELKKNIDAALKEMHEDGTISEISKKFFDGADVSKKPNVDFE